In Candidatus Binatia bacterium, one DNA window encodes the following:
- the moaA gene encoding GTP 3',8-cyclase MoaA: MPQDGFGRSIDYLRISLIDHCNLRCVYCMPLSGLRFAKSNELLSAAELERVGRAAVAVGFRKIRLTGGEPTLRPDVAEIVERMARLPGLRDLAMTTNGILLPRLAARLASAGLRRVNIHIDTLHPGRLQRLMRFGTVEEIWAGIEAAEAVGLRPIKLNVVVTRGYNDEDVVELARLTQTHDWHVRFIELMPLGGGECARLAVSQYVSNQDTRRRIEEAVGPLTLLPDQHPADESQNFRLGNAPGVIGFISPVSRPYCGNCNRMRLTADGKFHLCLLNDDEIDLRQALRDGADDTAIQNLLLRAVAAKPTGHHLARGVSTEDRSMYQIGG; this comes from the coding sequence ATGCCGCAAGATGGGTTCGGGCGCAGCATCGATTACCTGCGGATATCGCTCATCGATCACTGCAACCTGCGTTGCGTGTACTGCATGCCGCTGAGCGGGCTACGCTTCGCAAAGTCGAATGAGTTGCTGTCCGCGGCCGAGCTGGAACGCGTGGGCCGTGCGGCAGTCGCCGTGGGTTTCCGCAAGATCCGGCTCACCGGCGGCGAGCCCACCCTGCGCCCGGATGTGGCTGAAATCGTCGAGCGCATGGCTCGCCTGCCTGGCCTGCGTGATCTGGCGATGACCACCAACGGCATCCTGCTGCCGCGGCTGGCGGCGCGCCTCGCCAGCGCCGGCCTGCGGCGGGTGAACATTCATATCGACACACTCCATCCCGGCCGCCTGCAGCGCCTCATGCGCTTCGGAACGGTGGAGGAAATCTGGGCGGGCATAGAAGCGGCGGAAGCCGTGGGCCTGCGTCCCATCAAGCTCAACGTCGTGGTGACGCGCGGGTATAACGATGAAGACGTCGTCGAGTTGGCGCGCCTGACGCAAACCCACGACTGGCATGTCCGCTTCATTGAGCTGATGCCCCTCGGCGGTGGGGAATGTGCGCGGCTGGCGGTGTCGCAGTACGTGTCGAACCAAGACACCCGCCGGCGCATAGAAGAGGCGGTCGGTCCGCTGACGCTGCTTCCGGATCAACATCCCGCCGACGAGTCGCAGAACTTCCGCCTTGGGAATGCGCCCGGCGTGATCGGGTTCATCAGCCCGGTGAGCCGCCCGTATTGCGGCAACTGCAACCGCATGCGGCTCACGGCTGACGGCAAGTTCCACCTCTGCCTGCTCAATGACGACGAGATCGATTTGCGCCAAGCCCTGCGCGACGGGGCCGACGATACGGCTATCCAGAACCTCTTGTTGCGGGCCGTCGCCGCCAAGCCGACCGGACACCACCTTGCCCGCGGCGTTTCTACCGAAGACCGCAGCATGTACCAGATCGGTGGATGA